GCCGACAGCGATGTCGATCTGGGCGGTGACGAAGATCTCGGCGTCAAAAAGGCCGATGACGAGAATGAGGACGAAAACTGATCCCGGATCAGTCGCGGTTCAAAATTTTGCTTGATGCCCTGATGCGGTTGGACTAGAGCGCTTGCCTCTGGTCTGCCCATCCATCCCAATGGGGCAGCAATATGGGGCCTTAGCTCAGCTGGGAGAGCGCTTCGCTGGCAGCGAAGAGGTCACCGGTTCGATCCCGGTAGGCTCCACCAGCCTTCGCTTCCTACGGAAGCTTCGGCTGGCAGGCCAGCCGTTAGCGAACGTTGGAAGGGAAGGCTGCCCGCCGAAGCCAACGGCGTAGGAGGGCGAGACAATCTCCAAGCTTTGTGTTAAAGGCATAGGGGGATGAGACATTGCACTACGTCTATATCCTGCAAAGCATCAACGCCCCAGATCAATACTATACCGGCATAACGGCTGACCTGAAGAAACGCCTCGAAGCCCATAACAACGGCCAATCCCCGCACACAGCAAAGCACCGCCCTTGGCGATTGGTCAGCTATGTCGCTTTTGCCGATGAAGCCAAAGCTCAAGCCTTTGAGAAATATCTGAAATCTGGTTCCGGAAGAGCTTTTGCTGCTAAGCGACTGCGCTGAAAGGCGCGCGGACGCTCAATATAGTGGCCGAAAACCATCCCTGATCGATTGATGGCGTTCATCAAACCGCTCGATCAAATCAGCATCAGTCGGACAGACCAGATACCCGCCGCCGCTGGCAACTTTCTCCGCGATAAACGGCCACATCACATCGGGGGTCTGCGCTGCTTTCCACATGCCAGAAATCGCCGGGTCCATACGTTTGGCGCCGCCAAAGCGTTTGGGGCGGGCGCGGGCGCCGTCCCAGATATCGGTGTTGAGCAGGCCGGGGCATAAGATGGTCGAGGCGATGCCCTCATCAGCCTGCAATTCGGCAGACAGCGCTTCAGCAGTGGCAAAGCTGCCATGTTTGG
Above is a genomic segment from Pseudomonadota bacterium containing:
- a CDS encoding GIY-YIG nuclease family protein, yielding MHYVYILQSINAPDQYYTGITADLKKRLEAHNNGQSPHTAKHRPWRLVSYVAFADEAKAQAFEKYLKSGSGRAFAAKRLR